ACGATTGGTTGTGGGAGCGCCGCATCGACCCGCGGGCTTCTGATTGGAAGACGCAACTGAAACATTTGGATACTCGATTGCTCGGTGAGTTCACTCGCAAGTTTGCTCGACGTTGGCATCGGCATCTCGATAACTGTCATGGCGACTGTCTCTTGCGAGAGCCGTGTCTCGCCCGCATTGTGAGCGACAGTCTTCTCAAGTTTGATGGCGATCGCTATCAAGTGACTGATTTCATCGTCATGCCCAACCACGTTCATCTGCTTGCCTCCTTTGCTGATGCTGAGGCCATGCTGAAGCAGTGTGCCGGTTGGAAGCACTACCATGCGCGATTAATCAACAAACAGGTGGGACGGTCAGGGCATTTTTGGCAACAAGATGGCTTCGATCACTTGGTTCGCTCGGTCGAGCAGTACGAAGCCCTGCGTCGTTACATTGCCAGCAATGGTGATAAAGCCGGACTGAAGCCCGGCGAGTACCTGCACTTCACCAGTAGCCCTATCGCTCCGCGATAGGAAACGCAGAAGCTGAGTCGGGTAT
The genomic region above belongs to Lacipirellulaceae bacterium and contains:
- a CDS encoding transposase, with the protein product MSDCLWPLQVFDPASEFTVVERKLPHWAQAGTVCFMTWRTIDSIPRSVLRRWRAEQDDWLWERRIDPRASDWKTQLKHLDTRLLGEFTRKFARRWHRHLDNCHGDCLLREPCLARIVSDSLLKFDGDRYQVTDFIVMPNHVHLLASFADAEAMLKQCAGWKHYHARLINKQVGRSGHFWQQDGFDHLVRSVEQYEALRRYIASNGDKAGLKPGEYLHFTSSPIAPR